The stretch of DNA ATTGCGAAACTCAACGGTGCTGTGCCAGTATTCATGGACACCTCTAAAAACGGGTTCGTTTTATCCCCAGAACAGTTAAAACAAACTTTAGCTGATCATCCTAAAGCCAAAGCAGTTGTGTTAAACTTCCCATCAAATCCAACCGGGGTCACTTACCGTCGGGACGATTTGAAAGCGTTGGCCGAGGTTCTCGCTGACAAACCAATTTTTGTCTTATCTGATGAAATCTATAGTGAATTGACTTATGGTGACGCCCACGTGTCAATTGCCAAATACTTGCCAGAACAAACGATCTTATTAAATGGGGTCTCAAAGTCGCACGCGATGACTGGTTGGAGAATCGGGATCATGTGCGCGCCAAAAGCCATCACGGCTCAACTGGGTAAAATTCATCAATTCACTGTAACGACCACGACAGCAAATGCCCAAGCCGCGGCCACAGAAGCGTTAAGCAATGGGATGGATGATGCTCAAGTTATGAAGAAAGAATACCAAGCTCGGCGCGATTACTTGTACGAAGCTTTGAATCAACTGGGCTTCAAATCAGCCAAACCAGAAGGGGCCTTCTACTTATTCAGTAAAATTCCAGCCAATTTGCCACAAGATAGTATGGCGTTCTGCCGTGAACTTGCTCATGATGCGCGGGTTGCCCTGATTCCTGGGAGTTCATTTGGCCCTGGTGGTGAAGGTTACGTTCGGATCAGTTACGCTGCTTCGATGACAAACTTGGAAACCGCAGTTAAACGGATCGGTGACTATGTTGCCAGCAAAGCCACGCAAACGGAGGCAAACTAATGAAAATTTTAATGTACAGTGTGCGTGATGATGAAGAAGCAGCCATTAAAGACTGGGCCGCTAAGAATGAAGTACAAGTTGATACGAACGCGTTAGAATTCCATCCAGAAACAGCCCACTTAACACAAGGTTATGATGGCGTGATCATTCAACAGCGTAGTGCGATTGGCGACAATCCAGCCGTATATCAACAATTAGCAGACTACGGCCTGAAGCAGATAACCAGTCGGACTGCTGGGGTAGATACCATTGATATTCCAGCTGCAAAAGCGGCTGGGTTGACCGTCACAAATGTGCCCGCATACTCCCCAAACTCGGTTGCTGAAATGGCCGTGACCCAGACGATGCGTTTGATTCGAAATTTAGAATTATTTGATAGTCGAATCAGTCAACAAAATTTCCAATGGGCAGGGTTGCAAGCTCGCGAAATTCGTTCCTTAACGGTTGGGGTGATTGGTGCAGGCCGGATCGGTGGCACTGTTGCTAAATTGTTCCATGGTCTAGGGGCGAAGGTGATTGCATATGATGTGGTCCGTCATGACGAATTAACGGATGTTTTGACATATGTCGACACTAAGGAAGACTTACTAAAACAAGCTGACGTCGTGACGTTACATGTTGACCTGAATGAAACGTCTAAAGCGTTGATTGATGCCGCTGCATTGAAGTTAATGAAACACGATGCTTTCATCATTAATGCGTCTCGAGGTCCCGTCATTGTGACTGCTGATTTAGTTGCCGCTTTAAAGGCTGGGGAAATTGCAGGGGCTGCCTTGGATACGGTTGAAGGTGAAGCCACGTTATTTAACCAGAATCATCAAGGCGAAGTGCTGACTGATAGTTTAATCGCACAGTTACTACAAATGCCGAATGTCATTTTAACGCCACACGTTGGCTTTTACACCAACTTGGCGGTGAAGAATATGGTAGATATTAGTTTAGATGATGTGTTAACCATTCTGAATGGTGGGCAAACGGATCATGCCTTCTAAATGCGGTGAAAATAGTTTGATTTTAAAAAATTGAATCAATCCTTCAAATTAAGTTTCTCAATGGTTACCGCTTATGGCGACTATTGAGAAATTTTTTTGTGACCAACCGCCAGAACTAGTGATACACGGGAGTTGTTAGCGAAAAACCGTCTTTTATATTGCATCAACTTGAACGACTATGTAAAATTGACCCTGTCGTTCAGTAACTAAAATTGGGTTAAGGGAAGGCCAAATAGGTTCTGATTGCGATAATTAGGTTGATTAATCCCCTGAGTTGTTGCGTCAAGTTGAGAAGACAAACGATATTTGGGCAAATTTAAATGGCAATGATTGATTTTTTTGACTGCTAAAGACGAATATTGACGGGCGAAACAAGCAATTTTGTTCAACAATCACGAATAATTCACATTATTTTCGGTCAAATTAACCTAAAATGGTGGTGAGAATTACCACCATTTTAGTGAATACGGCCAATATTGACTTGTTTTTTGACAGATTTACTAATTATGTATTAAACTATTTAAATAGCATTAACGAAGAATAAGAATTTATTAACAAAAATCTTAATGCGATTAAATAAAAATGTCAGCAATTGAACTGGCAAAAGAAAGCGATGGTGACGCCATGTCAATGATCGAATTTCATAACGTGGAAAAGTATTACGGAGAATTCCACGCCCTTAAAAATATTAATTTAACGATTAACGAAGGCGAAAAGGTTGTTTTGATTGGACCGTCTGGTTCTGGTAAGAGTACCTTGATTCGAACGGTCAACGGTTTGGAACGCGTGCAAGCGGGGCAGTTATTAGTTAATGGGTTTGATTTAGCCGATAAAAAAACTGATATGAACAAAATTCGTAAAAATGTCGGCATGGTATTCCAACACTTTAATTTATACGCTAATAAAACCGTTCTAGAAAACATCATGATTGCACCGCGGTTAGTTTTGAAGCGGCCGGAAGCTGAAAATAAAAAGTTAGCGATGGATTTATTGGATAGTGTTGGTTTAGCAGATAAAGCGGGGAGCTTACCAAGCCAACTTTCTGGGGGCCAATCACAACGTATCGCCATTGCACGTTCGCTAGCGATGAAGCCAAAATGTTTATTATTTGATGAACCAACCTCAGCGTTGGATCCAGAAATGATCGATGATGTTTTGAATGTGATGAAGAACGTCGCTGAAGATTCTAGTATGACAATGCTTGTGGTGACCCACGAAATGGGTTTTGCCAGAGAAGTTGCTGATCGCGTGATTTTCATGGCGGATGGCGAAATCTTGGAAGATGATCGCAAAGAGCAGTTCTTTGATGGCGAACCGACGAATGAACGGGCCCGTCAATTCTTAAGCAAAATTATCACACACTAGTCAGCGCGGGGAGGACCATTTATGAAAAAGTTAACGCGATATCTCGGGGTCATTGGCATGCTAGGCCTGCTGACAGTGGTTTTGGCTGCTTGTGGCTCACGCAAGTCGCTCTCGCAACAAGACGTCTTGACGAACGACCGCGCCAGTAACACGATTACTTGGGGTGTTAAGGCCGATACCAAATTGTTCGGTTTGATGGATGTGAAAGACAACACCATTAAAGGTTTTGATGCTGACATTGCGACAGCGATTACGAAAAAAATTCTCGGTAAAAATGGTAAGGCTAAATTCGTGCAGGTGACGAGTCAAACGCGGATTCCCTTATTAAAAAACGGTAATATTGATGCAATCATCGCCACCATGACGATTACGCCAGAACGTCAAAAACAAGTTGATTTTTCGGATTCCTATTTTGACGCTGGTCAATCCCTGTTAGTTAAAAAAGGTAGCGCCATCAAGTCCGTTAGCGATTTGAATAAAGCTGGGACTAAAGTCATCGGGGTAACTGGGGCGAACTCAGTGGCCAATATCAAGAAGTTTGCGCCGAAAGCTCAGGTTTTGGAGCTCTCTGATTATGCGCAGGCCATGACTGCTTTAAAATCTGGTCAAGGGGTCGCTTTAACGACCGATAACGGGATTTTATATGGGATGGCATCACAAAATCCTGGTTATGAAGTTGTTGGGGGTGCCTTTACCAAGGAACCTTACGGGATTGCGATCAATAAAGGGCAAACGCCGTTCAAAAAACAAGTTAATCAAGCACTTAAAGAAATTGAAGCTGATGGTACCTATAACCGTATCTTGAAAAAGTGGTTCGGGAACGTCGCTGGCTTCGACTATAAGGAGGCGGCACGCTAATGTGGTATATCCTTACGCACTACTGGTCCGAGTTGATTCAGGGACTCGGGTACACTTTACTATCTAGTCTCATTGCACTGTTTTTTAGTACCATTATTGGCACGATGTTTGCGATTTTTGAAGTACTTCCTAATCGCGCCATGCGGATTATTGGTCGAATCTATATTGAACTATTCCGAAATATTCCGTTGTTAGTCATTGCGATGTTCTTCTATGTCATCATCCCAATGTATGTCGCTAAAATCGACGGTTTCACTGCCGGCACGATTGGCCTAACGATTTACACGTCCTCATTTATCGCGGAAACGGTTCGTGCGGGGATTCAATCGGTCGACGGTGGGCAAATGGAAGGTGCCCGTTCAAACGGCTTAACTTATTGGCAAGCGATGCGTTACATCGTTTTACCACAAGCTTTTAAAATTGTGATTCCGCCATTAGGCAACCAATTTATCAACTTGGTGAAAAACTCCTCTGTCCTCGCATTCGTGGCGGGCTTTGATTTGATGTACCAAGGAAATTCGATTGCGTCTTTATCACTGGACACGATTAATAGCTATATGGTCGTCGGGGTCTTCTACTTGATTATCACGTTGCCATTGAGTTATTACATGCGGCACTTAGAAAAACGGCTAGCGTAAAGGAGGCGGCTAAAGATGCAAAATTTTATTGATGCTTATTCTTGGGTAAATATTCGCTTCTTACTCGATGGCCTCTGGGTGACCGTGGAAGTGTCAGTGATCTCGATCATTGCGAGTTTCATCATTGGGTCGATTTTAGGTGTGTTACGGTATGTCAAAATTAAATATTTATCCGCGGTCGTTGGTTTCATCGTGGATATTGTCCGCAACTTACCCCTGATTTTGATCATTTTCTTCACTTACTTTGGCTTACCCCATCTCGGATTCAAACCAGGAATCTTGTTTGCAGCCATGTTAGCGATGACGATTTTTGAATCAGCAATGTTGGCTGAAATCGTTCGGTCCGGGATCTTGGCTGTTGATTATGGTCAAATGGAAGGTGCCCGCGCCAACGGGATGACTTATGTGCAAGCACTCTGGCATATTGTTTTCCCCCAAGCGATTAAAAAGACGATCCCAACGATTGTGAGTCAATTTATTTCACTAATCAAGGATACGTCACTGGCAACGATTATCGTATTGCCAGAATTATTGAACCACGCGCAAATTATTTACGGGCAAAACTCCGCGTTCATCATTCCGATGTTCTTGATGGTTGCGTTCATGTACTTCGTGATCTGTTACGCGCTGTCTGTGTTGTCACGGATTTTAGATAAAAAGTTAGCTTAAAAGAGCCGTAAGGTTAAAAAAGTACCGTCCTGATTGTTTGTTGATCAGGACGGTACTTTTTTTGCTATAACGTGAGTAATTCCGCTTGTTGGTCAGGCTGAGCGGTCAATTCAGTGGCAGTGAGATCTGCTTGGATTTGATGGTCCGCGTTGAAGATGACAAATCGCGGTGCGACGGCTTGGACCTGTTTGAAATTATGACTAGCCATGATAATGGTTTTACCAGCTGCTTGTAACGTTTGCAGTAAGGTTAACATTTGTTGTTGTGCCGCGATGGTTAGCCCATTCAGTGGTTCATCTAATAGTAAGACTCTGGGATTCAATGCGAGGACGCTCGCTAAGGCAACGCGCTTTTTTTCGCCACCAGATAACTGATAGGGCACGCGATCACGGAGGTCCGAGCTGTGTGTTAAGGCCAAACAATCCGTGACACGTTGGGCAACTTCAGCTTCAGATAGTCCAAGTTGACGCGGGCCAAAGGCAATTTCATCCGCGACGGAAGTATTGAACAGTTGCACGTCCGTATTTTGAAAGACTAAGCCAATCTGTTGGTGAAGTCGTTGCCGGTCTTGGGGGTCTGCCAAGTAATCGGTAGTGATGACCTGACCATCAAACGTGTAAGTTCCTTGGGTGGCAGGTTCGAGCCCACTCAAAATGCGTAACAGGGTCGATTTACCGGAACCATTCGGCCCCATTAGACAGATGAATTCACCCGCATTGAGTTGTAAGTTGAGCTGGTCTAGGCCACAAGTATTGGGATAGTCGTAACTAAGATCAGTAAGTTCAATTAATGCCATAGATTCCTCCGAAAATAAAAACGATAACTAGGACTAAGTAGGGAGTCAGGGTCAAATAGTCATGCCAACGCGTCGTTGTGGTCGGTTGATTAACATATTGACCGTTGAATCCGCGGGCTTCCATTGCGGCATACAGTTCTAGCGCATAGGCGTGGCTTTTTAAAAATAAATTGCCGAAGAGCGTCCCGATCAATTGGTAGGGATGCTTGGCTGGCGCGACGAGTCGCATGTCTAGCGCCATCATGGTTTGTAGTAAATAGTGACCTAACATGCGCAAATAAGTGATTGCTACGGCCAATGTCATGATAAATAAATTTGGGCAATGCAGCGCTTTTAAGCCAGACAAAAGCGCCTGAAAGGTCGTCGTTAAACGATAATATTGCGTGCTGGCCAAGATCAAGCCGGTCTTACAGACAAATAGTAAGACTGTTGCGGGGCCAACGAGCCAATAACTCGGCAAAACGACGAGTAGGGCGATCCCAGTGCTTAACAACCAACTCCGAGTGAAACGTCGCAACTGTGACGGGGTCAAGACGAGTAAATGGCCGGCTAATAACAAACCTAGCACCCAAAGCCAGGCCGTATTGTTGGTTAAGGCAATCAATAAAACTAAGATGCCCAAGCGAATCAAGCTAGTAGCGGGACTAAGCTGCCAGCGGGTGGCCTTAACGGCTGGTAACGGCTGAGCTAAACGACTTAACAATTGGGTCAGATGTTGCTGGTTATGTGCTAAAAAGTTATGTCGTTGTGGCTGACTGGTGAGGTGGTTGGGTTGTTGCAGCCAATTAGGCAAGCTATTTGGTTGTTTGACTGTCATGTTGTAACCCCCGCATTAATAGCAAGAAAATCAGAATTGCAGTAATCGCCGATAAAATGTATCCCAAGCTGATCGGTAGATGACCAATTGTATAGTCTTGGAACAACGCTTTAAAATGCAAGCCTTGGGCCATTCCTTGCGGCACTTGTTGGCCTAAGTGTTGCTGAGCCAAACGAGCCTTTAATTCAGTTGCGGACCATTCGCCCCAGGCGGTGTTGCTAGCGAGTAAGCCGAGTGGGGACAGGATTACTAAGCCACCTAGAAGATACAGCCAGGGACGCCGTGATTGGGGCGCAGCGGCTTGATAGAGATTAGTCGGTGCGACTTTTTGAATAAACTGGTACACGAGAACGGTGAAAATAGCTTCTACCCAACCGGCGACGAGTAAGTGCGCGGCGAGCATGGCTGGTACGGTTACAGTTAACCCATACGGGCAATATAGTGGTGCGCCACTAGCGGTATGCGCCAGCAAGGGTTGTAGGCCCAGCTCGATTCCGGCGACTAAAGCTGCCACATTGATGCCGACATAAGCGCCGACAAATAAACCAATTTTGGGATGATGTAATTTTTCGCCCAAGCGATAACAAGCGTAGCCGACCATCGGCATGATGACGGCCATGTTGAAGGCATTAGCGCCAAAGGCCAGGATGCCGCCATCACCGAACAAGAGTGCTTGCAGGAGTAAGGTGACGGTTAACGCGAGTACCGCTGCCCACGGCCCAATCAGGACCGCCAGTAGCGCGCCACCGACGGCATGAGCAGTCGTGCCACCAGGAATTGGTAAGTTAAACATCATGATTAAGAAAGCTAATGATGCTGCGATACCTAGCATCGGTAAGGTTTCACGTTTTTGTTTGATCTGTGCTTTCACTTTGATGACGGCAACGGTCCAAACGGGCGCCACTGCTAACACTAAAGTGCCGCAAGTGGCAGGACTTAAATAATTATCCGGGATATGCACGGATGAGCACCTCTTCTAATTTGCGATTTGATCTAAGAGGTAACTGAGGTCTTGAATAATAAATTTGTGATTTTTTACTTGTAAGACACCATCGGCCCGCAGTTCGGATAACATGCGATTTACGCTGCTTCTGGAGCTAATGCCACAAAAACCAGCGATATCATCGTTGGTGACGACGAAATCAATTAATAAGCCATCTTTGGTTTTTCGACCGAATAGATCAACGAGACTATAAATGAATGCACAAATGGCACCCTTTTTCCCGTTCATGACCATGCGTTGCAGCCGAGAAATATTTTCAGACAACTTTTTTCGATAATAGTTTTTGACATAATTTTGCAATTCGTCGGTACTGTTGACATATTTCCAAAAATCTACGCGGTTGATCTGATAAAAAGTGGCATAGTCAGATTCAATCCGCACGTTAAACGGTTGATCCGTCGAACGGGAAACTTCATCACGCAGCAAGGAAATCACATCCGGCTTCGCAATATAGGATAAATTAAACTCGCGACCATCTTGCAAAATAATACTATTTTTAATCACGCCGTCTTTTAAAACATAAGTATAATGTTCAGCTAAACCGTGATAGGTCAAGTAAGTATGGCGTTTTTTTCGAATCGTCGGGACATGGTGGACTTCCAAATAACTCAATAAATATTCAATATCAGTTAAAACCATCTCAGAGTCAGTTCTTTCATTAGTAGGTTTGACTGTTAATGACGAAGCTTACTCGCATTGTCAGTCACGGGCCAAAACTACTTTAGCAAATCATATGATTACTTTGTAATTATAGCTACCGCATTTAAAGTATACATTTGTTAATCCTTTTTGAAAACTTTAAATGTAACAGACATTAAATAAAAGGACGTGTATAACAATTGTCATGCGCAAAAATTTTATTTTTGAAAGAGGATGCCCAGAAACATGGTTAAAATTAATTTACCATATGACAAAAAAACCATCACGGTTGAAATACCTGATGAAAACTTCGCCGGTAAGCTAGTCTCAGAAGCTGCAACATATCATAACAACTTATCCGAAGCGGAAACGGTGGAAAAGTCTTTAGACAACCCCATCGGTTCTGACTCATTAGAAACCCTTGCAAAAGGGAAAAAGAATATCGTCATTATTAGTTCTGACCATACGCGTCCCGTACCTTCACACATTATGACGCCCATCTTATTACGGCGGTTACGTTCGGTTGCGCCGGATGCCCGGATTCGAATTTTAGTGGCGACTGGTTTTCACCGACCATCGACCCATGAAGAATTAGTTAACAAATATGGTGAAGAAATCGTTGCTAACGAAGAAATCGTCATGCATGTGTCTACGGATGATGACGCAATGGTTAAAATCGGCCAATTGCCTTCCGGTGGGGACTGCATTATTAATAAAGTTGCTGCTGAAGCGGATTTATTGATTTCAGAAGGTTTCATCGAATCGCACTTCTTCGCTGGTTTCTCTGGTGGTCGGAAATCTGTTTTACCTGGGGTTGCCTCATACAAAACGATTATGGCGAACCATTCTGGTGAATTTATTAATTCTCCCAAGGCTCGGACAGGAAACTTAATGCATAATCCGATTCATAAAGATATGGTTTATGCGGCTCGGACTGCAAAATTAGCCTTTATTTTAAATGTCGTCTTAGACGAAGATAAAAAGATTATTGGGTCATTTGCGGGTGATATGGAAGCTGCCCATAAAGTGGGTTGTGACTTTGTCAAAGAACTATCCAGTGTCCCTGGGATTGATTGTGATATCGCTATTTCAACGAATGGTGGCTATCCACTTGATCAAAATATTTATCAAGCCGTTAAAGGGATGACTGCTGCGGAAGCGACCAATAAAGAAGGCGGCACAATCGTCATGGTTGCTGGAGCACGTGATGGTCACGGTGGTGAAGGCTTCTATCACAATTTAGCCGATGTGGACGATCCCAAGGACTTTTTAGACCAAGCGATTAACACGCCACGGTTGAAGACGATTCCTGATCAATGGACGGCACAAATCTTTGCGCGGATCTTGGTTCATCATCACGTGATCTTTGTCTCAGATTTAGTTGATCCAGAGTTGATTACGGGGATGCACATGGAATTAGCGACTTCAATTGACCAAGCCATGGCGAAAGCTTATGCGCGGGAAGGTCAAGCTGCCAAAGTCACTGTGGTCCCTGATGGGCTAGGAGTTATCGTTAAATAATGAAAACAACACTGGAAATTTTACAAGCGGTCGCCGCTGGTCAGATCAGTCCAACACTGGCGACGAAACAATTAGCGGGGACGCAAGTTGCTGATCTCGGCTTTGCAACTGTCGACTTGGATCGTCAGCGCCGCAATGGTTTTCCGGAAGTGGTTTATGGCGCAGGCAAGACTGCCGCTCAGATTACCGGAATCATTCAAGCCATGACGTCACAAACGGCACCGATCTTAACCACTAGGCTGACTGCTGAAAAATTTGCAGTGATCAAACCTGAATTACCTCAAGCAGTCTATTATGAGGCGGCGCAATGTATGACGGTCGGGGCGCTACCAACGCCTAAAACTGACGATTACATTGCCATTGTCACGGCGGGAACATCGGATATGCCGATTGCCGAAGAAGCGGCCATTACAGCTGAAACGTTTGGTAACCATGTTGAACGCGTCTATGATGTCGGGGTTGCTGGCATTCAGCGGTTATTTGCCAAGTTGGCTGTCATTCGGCAGGCCAAAGTCGTGATTGTGATTGCTGGTATGGAAGGGGCTCTAGCGAGTGTCGTTGGCGGCCTGATCGATAAACCATTGATTGCGGTTCCGACAAGTATCGGTTACGGGACGAACTTTCAAGGCATGACCGCGTTGCTGACGATGCTGAATAGTTGTGCGTCAGGCATTACCGTTGTGAATATTGATAATGGTTTTGGCGCAGCGTACTCTGCCAGCATGATCAATCAATTGTAGAGGAGAAAAATTCAGAAATGCGAACACTTTATTTAGATGCTTTTTCTGGGATCAGTGGGGATATGTTCTTAGGGGCAATGTTGGATTTAGGCCTCGACTTTGACGCACTGGAACAAGAATTAGCTAAATTGCACGTTAAGGGTTATCACTTAACCCATCAACGTTTAGCCAA from Lactiplantibacillus brownii encodes:
- a CDS encoding aminotransferase class I/II-fold pyridoxal phosphate-dependent enzyme, with product MSIDSETLVQHMNNQLSAIQPSDILAFNAEIANIPGIVRLTLGEPDFNTPEHVKDAAIKSIQNNESHYAPSNGAMALRTAAANFLATKYDVHYDPASEVIITAGATGGIYTALSSILNPGDEVLIPTPIFPLYIAIAKLNGAVPVFMDTSKNGFVLSPEQLKQTLADHPKAKAVVLNFPSNPTGVTYRRDDLKALAEVLADKPIFVLSDEIYSELTYGDAHVSIAKYLPEQTILLNGVSKSHAMTGWRIGIMCAPKAITAQLGKIHQFTVTTTTANAQAAATEALSNGMDDAQVMKKEYQARRDYLYEALNQLGFKSAKPEGAFYLFSKIPANLPQDSMAFCRELAHDARVALIPGSSFGPGGEGYVRISYAASMTNLETAVKRIGDYVASKATQTEAN
- a CDS encoding D-2-hydroxyacid dehydrogenase, encoding MKILMYSVRDDEEAAIKDWAAKNEVQVDTNALEFHPETAHLTQGYDGVIIQQRSAIGDNPAVYQQLADYGLKQITSRTAGVDTIDIPAAKAAGLTVTNVPAYSPNSVAEMAVTQTMRLIRNLELFDSRISQQNFQWAGLQAREIRSLTVGVIGAGRIGGTVAKLFHGLGAKVIAYDVVRHDELTDVLTYVDTKEDLLKQADVVTLHVDLNETSKALIDAAALKLMKHDAFIINASRGPVIVTADLVAALKAGEIAGAALDTVEGEATLFNQNHQGEVLTDSLIAQLLQMPNVILTPHVGFYTNLAVKNMVDISLDDVLTILNGGQTDHAF
- a CDS encoding amino acid ABC transporter ATP-binding protein, whose translation is MSMIEFHNVEKYYGEFHALKNINLTINEGEKVVLIGPSGSGKSTLIRTVNGLERVQAGQLLVNGFDLADKKTDMNKIRKNVGMVFQHFNLYANKTVLENIMIAPRLVLKRPEAENKKLAMDLLDSVGLADKAGSLPSQLSGGQSQRIAIARSLAMKPKCLLFDEPTSALDPEMIDDVLNVMKNVAEDSSMTMLVVTHEMGFAREVADRVIFMADGEILEDDRKEQFFDGEPTNERARQFLSKIITH
- a CDS encoding glutamate ABC transporter substrate-binding protein; amino-acid sequence: MKKLTRYLGVIGMLGLLTVVLAACGSRKSLSQQDVLTNDRASNTITWGVKADTKLFGLMDVKDNTIKGFDADIATAITKKILGKNGKAKFVQVTSQTRIPLLKNGNIDAIIATMTITPERQKQVDFSDSYFDAGQSLLVKKGSAIKSVSDLNKAGTKVIGVTGANSVANIKKFAPKAQVLELSDYAQAMTALKSGQGVALTTDNGILYGMASQNPGYEVVGGAFTKEPYGIAINKGQTPFKKQVNQALKEIEADGTYNRILKKWFGNVAGFDYKEAAR
- a CDS encoding amino acid ABC transporter permease; protein product: MWYILTHYWSELIQGLGYTLLSSLIALFFSTIIGTMFAIFEVLPNRAMRIIGRIYIELFRNIPLLVIAMFFYVIIPMYVAKIDGFTAGTIGLTIYTSSFIAETVRAGIQSVDGGQMEGARSNGLTYWQAMRYIVLPQAFKIVIPPLGNQFINLVKNSSVLAFVAGFDLMYQGNSIASLSLDTINSYMVVGVFYLIITLPLSYYMRHLEKRLA
- a CDS encoding amino acid ABC transporter permease, which produces MQNFIDAYSWVNIRFLLDGLWVTVEVSVISIIASFIIGSILGVLRYVKIKYLSAVVGFIVDIVRNLPLILIIFFTYFGLPHLGFKPGILFAAMLAMTIFESAMLAEIVRSGILAVDYGQMEGARANGMTYVQALWHIVFPQAIKKTIPTIVSQFISLIKDTSLATIIVLPELLNHAQIIYGQNSAFIIPMFLMVAFMYFVICYALSVLSRILDKKLA
- a CDS encoding energy-coupling factor ABC transporter ATP-binding protein, translated to MALIELTDLSYDYPNTCGLDQLNLQLNAGEFICLMGPNGSGKSTLLRILSGLEPATQGTYTFDGQVITTDYLADPQDRQRLHQQIGLVFQNTDVQLFNTSVADEIAFGPRQLGLSEAEVAQRVTDCLALTHSSDLRDRVPYQLSGGEKKRVALASVLALNPRVLLLDEPLNGLTIAAQQQMLTLLQTLQAAGKTIIMASHNFKQVQAVAPRFVIFNADHQIQADLTATELTAQPDQQAELLTL
- a CDS encoding energy-coupling factor transporter transmembrane component T: MTVKQPNSLPNWLQQPNHLTSQPQRHNFLAHNQQHLTQLLSRLAQPLPAVKATRWQLSPATSLIRLGILVLLIALTNNTAWLWVLGLLLAGHLLVLTPSQLRRFTRSWLLSTGIALLVVLPSYWLVGPATVLLFVCKTGLILASTQYYRLTTTFQALLSGLKALHCPNLFIMTLAVAITYLRMLGHYLLQTMMALDMRLVAPAKHPYQLIGTLFGNLFLKSHAYALELYAAMEARGFNGQYVNQPTTTTRWHDYLTLTPYLVLVIVFIFGGIYGIN
- the cbiM gene encoding cobalt transporter CbiM yields the protein MHIPDNYLSPATCGTLVLAVAPVWTVAVIKVKAQIKQKRETLPMLGIAASLAFLIMMFNLPIPGGTTAHAVGGALLAVLIGPWAAVLALTVTLLLQALLFGDGGILAFGANAFNMAVIMPMVGYACYRLGEKLHHPKIGLFVGAYVGINVAALVAGIELGLQPLLAHTASGAPLYCPYGLTVTVPAMLAAHLLVAGWVEAIFTVLVYQFIQKVAPTNLYQAAAPQSRRPWLYLLGGLVILSPLGLLASNTAWGEWSATELKARLAQQHLGQQVPQGMAQGLHFKALFQDYTIGHLPISLGYILSAITAILIFLLLMRGLQHDSQTTK
- a CDS encoding Crp/Fnr family transcriptional regulator → MVLTDIEYLLSYLEVHHVPTIRKKRHTYLTYHGLAEHYTYVLKDGVIKNSIILQDGREFNLSYIAKPDVISLLRDEVSRSTDQPFNVRIESDYATFYQINRVDFWKYVNSTDELQNYVKNYYRKKLSENISRLQRMVMNGKKGAICAFIYSLVDLFGRKTKDGLLIDFVVTNDDIAGFCGISSRSSVNRMLSELRADGVLQVKNHKFIIQDLSYLLDQIAN
- the larA gene encoding nickel-dependent lactate racemase, producing the protein MVKINLPYDKKTITVEIPDENFAGKLVSEAATYHNNLSEAETVEKSLDNPIGSDSLETLAKGKKNIVIISSDHTRPVPSHIMTPILLRRLRSVAPDARIRILVATGFHRPSTHEELVNKYGEEIVANEEIVMHVSTDDDAMVKIGQLPSGGDCIINKVAAEADLLISEGFIESHFFAGFSGGRKSVLPGVASYKTIMANHSGEFINSPKARTGNLMHNPIHKDMVYAARTAKLAFILNVVLDEDKKIIGSFAGDMEAAHKVGCDFVKELSSVPGIDCDIAISTNGGYPLDQNIYQAVKGMTAAEATNKEGGTIVMVAGARDGHGGEGFYHNLADVDDPKDFLDQAINTPRLKTIPDQWTAQIFARILVHHHVIFVSDLVDPELITGMHMELATSIDQAMAKAYAREGQAAKVTVVPDGLGVIVK
- the larB gene encoding nickel pincer cofactor biosynthesis protein LarB, producing MKTTLEILQAVAAGQISPTLATKQLAGTQVADLGFATVDLDRQRRNGFPEVVYGAGKTAAQITGIIQAMTSQTAPILTTRLTAEKFAVIKPELPQAVYYEAAQCMTVGALPTPKTDDYIAIVTAGTSDMPIAEEAAITAETFGNHVERVYDVGVAGIQRLFAKLAVIRQAKVVIVIAGMEGALASVVGGLIDKPLIAVPTSIGYGTNFQGMTALLTMLNSCASGITVVNIDNGFGAAYSASMINQL